In a genomic window of Mycolicibacterium neoaurum VKM Ac-1815D:
- a CDS encoding aminotransferase, which translates to MTSAGAGCSGFNFLEQPALPAPQLTEDQATELLATHYALRKTVRSLGSQQDCNFTVIEEDVPVAVLKIANPAFTEAELVAQDVAAALIAHAEPDLRVAVPLDTTDGQKFAVADPDSGAGQIRLLPYLSGGTLNARGYLSPAVVAALGDIAGRVSVALADFTHPGLDRILQWDLRYGGCVVDELITHVADRRDEVASAAHEAWERISAVADELPQQAVHLDLTDANVIAGPSGIPDGVIDFGDLSRSWAVSEIAITLSSVLGHPGADATSILPGVKAFHAIRPLRPAEARALWPLLVLRTAVLIVSGAQQGVLDPDNSYITEQSEDEWRMFDTATSVPTDVMTALILSELGLAEPPVRPEIDNRLIADLDPDTVVTLDLSDTLDDADELAAEAVRAGGALVLTRFGKPRLGLAPLLSPDSPQVVETGISLWSATTIRVLAPWDGEVIDRTDDRITLRGIDFELTLTGMGSSAAPGHMRAGEHLGVLGADRWTQLAVRPAGAPVAPAFCTAELAPGWLALSCDPRTVLGLEPLHEPPQRDLLDRRDDSFASVQERYYRNPPRIERGHRHYLMSTAGRIYLDMVNNVAVLGHAHPRVADAASRQLRRLNTNSRFNYEAVVEFSERIAATLPEQLDTVFLVNSGSEASDLAIRLAMAVTGRRDVVAVREAYHGWTYATDAVSTSTADNPNALSTRPDWVHTVESPNSFRGKYRGAQAYRYAEEAVAQIEQMTAAGRPPAGFICEPVYGNAGGMALPDGYLEQVYGAVRAAGGVAIADEVQVGYGRLGQWFWGFPQQQVVPDIVSVAKATGNGYPLGAVITTRAIAEGFRSQGYFFSSTGGSPLSCAIGLAVLDTLRDEGLQENALRTGGYLKSRLEALAAKHPIIGTVHGMGLYLGVEMVRDPVTLEPATEETMAICERMLELGVVIQPTGDHQNILKTKPPLCIDTAGADFYVDMLDRALTELS; encoded by the coding sequence ATGACCTCCGCCGGCGCGGGCTGTTCGGGCTTTAACTTCCTGGAGCAGCCCGCCCTGCCCGCACCCCAGCTCACCGAGGACCAGGCCACCGAGCTGCTGGCAACGCATTACGCGCTGCGCAAGACGGTGCGATCGCTGGGCAGTCAGCAGGACTGCAACTTCACCGTCATCGAGGAAGACGTCCCGGTGGCGGTGCTCAAGATCGCCAATCCGGCGTTCACCGAAGCCGAACTCGTCGCCCAGGACGTCGCGGCCGCGCTGATCGCCCACGCCGAGCCCGACCTGCGGGTGGCGGTGCCTCTGGACACCACCGACGGACAGAAGTTCGCGGTCGCAGACCCCGATTCGGGCGCGGGCCAGATCAGGCTGCTGCCCTACCTGTCGGGTGGGACCCTCAATGCCCGCGGTTATCTGTCGCCCGCGGTGGTGGCCGCACTCGGCGATATCGCCGGACGCGTCAGCGTGGCACTCGCCGACTTCACCCACCCCGGGCTGGACCGGATCCTGCAGTGGGATCTGCGGTACGGCGGCTGCGTGGTCGACGAGCTGATCACCCACGTCGCCGACCGACGGGACGAGGTCGCCTCGGCCGCACACGAGGCCTGGGAACGCATCTCCGCCGTTGCCGACGAGTTGCCGCAGCAGGCGGTGCATCTGGACCTCACCGACGCCAACGTAATAGCGGGCCCGTCGGGCATTCCCGACGGTGTCATCGATTTCGGGGATCTCTCCCGCAGCTGGGCGGTGTCGGAGATTGCCATCACCTTGTCCTCGGTGCTCGGACATCCCGGCGCCGATGCGACGTCGATTCTGCCCGGTGTCAAGGCCTTTCACGCGATCCGACCGCTGCGGCCCGCCGAGGCGCGGGCGCTGTGGCCGCTGCTGGTGTTGCGGACCGCCGTGCTCATCGTCAGCGGCGCCCAGCAGGGCGTACTGGATCCGGACAACAGCTACATCACCGAACAGTCCGAGGACGAATGGCGGATGTTCGATACCGCGACATCGGTGCCTACCGATGTCATGACGGCATTGATCCTCAGTGAGCTCGGGCTGGCCGAGCCGCCCGTCCGGCCGGAGATCGACAACCGGCTGATCGCGGATCTGGACCCGGACACCGTGGTGACGCTGGATCTGTCGGACACTCTCGATGACGCCGACGAACTGGCCGCCGAGGCGGTGCGCGCGGGCGGCGCGTTGGTGCTCACCCGGTTCGGCAAACCCCGGCTGGGCCTGGCCCCGCTGCTGTCGCCCGACAGTCCGCAGGTTGTCGAGACCGGTATCTCGCTGTGGTCGGCGACGACGATCCGGGTGCTCGCGCCGTGGGACGGTGAGGTCATCGACCGAACCGACGACCGGATCACGTTGCGCGGCATCGACTTCGAATTGACCCTCACGGGTATGGGGTCGAGCGCGGCACCGGGGCATATGCGCGCCGGCGAGCACCTCGGGGTGCTCGGGGCCGACCGCTGGACGCAGCTGGCGGTCCGTCCGGCAGGCGCGCCCGTCGCGCCGGCATTCTGCACCGCCGAGCTCGCACCGGGCTGGTTGGCGTTGTCATGCGACCCCCGAACCGTTTTGGGTCTCGAGCCCCTGCACGAGCCGCCCCAGCGTGATCTGCTGGATCGCCGTGACGACAGTTTCGCCTCGGTGCAGGAGCGTTACTACCGCAACCCGCCGCGGATCGAACGCGGCCACCGGCACTACCTGATGTCCACCGCGGGCCGGATCTACCTGGACATGGTCAACAACGTCGCGGTGCTCGGACACGCGCACCCCCGGGTCGCCGACGCCGCATCGCGGCAGCTGCGCAGACTGAACACCAACTCCCGATTCAACTACGAGGCCGTCGTCGAATTCAGTGAACGGATCGCGGCGACCCTGCCCGAGCAGCTGGACACCGTGTTCCTCGTCAATTCCGGTTCGGAGGCAAGCGATCTCGCGATCCGACTGGCGATGGCCGTGACCGGACGCCGCGATGTGGTGGCGGTCCGCGAGGCGTATCACGGGTGGACCTATGCCACCGACGCGGTGTCGACCTCCACCGCGGACAACCCCAACGCGCTGTCCACCCGGCCGGACTGGGTGCACACCGTCGAATCCCCGAACAGCTTCCGCGGCAAGTACCGCGGCGCGCAGGCATATCGGTACGCCGAGGAGGCCGTGGCCCAGATCGAACAGATGACGGCCGCCGGGCGACCGCCCGCGGGGTTCATCTGCGAACCGGTGTACGGCAATGCCGGCGGGATGGCGCTTCCCGACGGCTATCTCGAGCAGGTGTACGGCGCGGTGCGCGCGGCAGGCGGCGTCGCCATCGCCGACGAGGTCCAGGTCGGTTACGGCCGTCTCGGACAGTGGTTCTGGGGCTTCCCGCAACAACAGGTCGTGCCCGATATCGTGTCGGTGGCCAAGGCGACCGGCAACGGCTATCCGCTGGGCGCGGTCATCACCACCCGCGCCATCGCCGAGGGTTTCCGCTCACAGGGGTACTTCTTCTCCTCCACCGGCGGCAGTCCGCTGTCATGTGCGATCGGGCTCGCGGTGCTCGACACGCTGCGTGATGAGGGTCTGCAGGAGAACGCGTTGCGCACCGGCGGGTATCTGAAGTCGCGGCTGGAGGCGTTGGCCGCCAAGCATCCGATCATCGGCACCGTGCACGGGATGGGTCTGTACCTCGGTGTGGAGATGGTCCGCGACCCGGTGACCCTGGAACCCGCCACCGAGGAGACGATGGCGATCTGCGAACGGATGCTGGAACTCGGGGTGGTGATCCAGCCGACCGGCGACCATCAGAACATCCTGAAGACCAAGCCGCCGCTGTGCATCGACACCGCGGGCGCGGACTTCTACGTCGACATGCTCGACCGCGCGCTCACCGAGCTCTCCTGA
- a CDS encoding DUF1214 domain-containing protein, which translates to MPIHVDADNFVRAETHRMFRDNQAVAGGVGRFRHNRTPARIEEQTVIRLNRDTLYSFAVVDLAEAVRLTLPDAGERYLSAMIVNEDHYVNRVLHQPGEHVLTAQEFGSRYAFVAVRILVDPTSTDDVAAVAQLQDALRLVGDAQQPFVMPDYDTAGLDATRDALLALAAGLRNFDRTFGTRDEVDPVRHLIGCAAGWGGLPTSEAAYIGVDPKLPAGQYQLVFADVPVDAFWSVSVYNAKGFFEPNAAGLYSVNSVTGVRGTDGSVTVRFVPSADGELPPNAIIVPDGWNYLIRLYRPRPQILDGSWAAPELTMI; encoded by the coding sequence ATGCCGATCCACGTCGACGCCGACAATTTCGTCCGGGCCGAAACCCACCGGATGTTCCGCGACAATCAGGCCGTTGCCGGCGGTGTCGGGCGGTTCCGGCACAACCGGACACCGGCACGCATCGAGGAGCAGACCGTCATCCGGCTCAATCGCGACACGCTGTACAGCTTCGCGGTGGTCGACCTTGCCGAGGCCGTGCGGCTGACGCTGCCGGATGCCGGCGAGCGGTATCTGTCGGCGATGATCGTCAACGAGGACCACTACGTCAATCGCGTCCTGCACCAGCCCGGTGAGCATGTGCTGACCGCCCAAGAGTTCGGCTCCCGCTACGCATTCGTCGCAGTCCGGATCTTGGTCGACCCCACCAGCACCGACGACGTCGCGGCGGTCGCGCAGCTGCAGGACGCGCTGCGGCTGGTCGGTGACGCACAGCAGCCGTTCGTCATGCCCGATTACGACACCGCCGGGCTGGACGCCACCCGTGACGCGCTGCTGGCGCTGGCCGCCGGGTTGCGCAACTTCGATCGAACCTTCGGCACCCGGGACGAGGTGGACCCGGTGCGCCACCTGATCGGCTGCGCCGCCGGCTGGGGCGGTCTGCCGACCAGCGAGGCGGCCTATATCGGGGTCGACCCGAAACTGCCTGCGGGGCAGTATCAACTCGTGTTCGCCGACGTGCCGGTCGACGCGTTCTGGTCGGTGTCGGTGTACAACGCCAAGGGCTTTTTCGAACCCAACGCTGCGGGCCTGTATTCGGTCAACAGCGTGACCGGTGTGCGGGGGACGGACGGTTCGGTGACGGTGCGGTTCGTGCCCTCGGCCGACGGCGAGCTGCCGCCGAACGCGATCATCGTCCCGGACGGCTGGAATTACCTCATCCGGTTGTACCGGCCGCGTCCGCAGATCCTCGACGGGAGCTGGGCCGCACCGGAACTCACGATGATCTAG
- a CDS encoding nitroreductase family deazaflavin-dependent oxidoreductase: MPLRHVDPERPRGSKYHASVRFGRSPIGQFIARHIARRTDPYLFRLTRGRINMGPIINAPLVTTGAKSGKRRQVQLTYFNDGPDVILLASNYGGAKHPQWYYNLKANPDCEFGMEPFTASQVTDPDEYDRLFGLAGRVYAGYDDYREKTAPEGRTIPIFRLTPR; the protein is encoded by the coding sequence ATGCCGTTGCGCCATGTGGATCCCGAGAGGCCCCGAGGTTCCAAGTACCACGCCAGTGTGCGCTTCGGGCGCTCGCCGATTGGGCAGTTCATCGCCAGGCACATCGCCCGGCGCACCGACCCGTATCTCTTCCGGTTGACCCGCGGTCGCATCAACATGGGCCCCATCATCAACGCCCCGCTGGTGACCACCGGCGCCAAGTCCGGCAAACGCCGTCAGGTGCAGTTGACCTACTTCAACGACGGCCCGGACGTCATCCTGTTGGCGTCCAATTACGGCGGCGCCAAGCATCCCCAGTGGTACTACAACCTGAAGGCCAACCCGGACTGCGAGTTCGGTATGGAACCCTTCACCGCCTCCCAGGTGACCGACCCCGACGAGTACGACCGACTCTTCGGTCTGGCCGGCCGGGTGTACGCCGGCTATGACGATTACCGGGAAAAGACCGCCCCGGAGGGGCGGACGATCCCGATCTTCCGGCTCACCCCGCGCTGA
- a CDS encoding cytochrome P450, with protein sequence MTFSADAAEIFGTDALHDPYPHYARMRGRAPVQRIGDSTFYAVCGWDAVVEAVARVEDFSSNLTATMVYHDDGRVTPFDMGPLGGPMHALATADDPAHDVHRTLLLPHLSARRIRVIEQFAEATAGRLYEDGQCGGRIEWMSMVANRLPMMVVARLLGLADGDVDTLIRLGYVTTTLLDGIVDAEQLEAAGVAAVQLSGYVLDHFTRAADGRAPGLVADLAARCAAGELEQFPALTIMITLFSAAGESTASILGSAAWILATHSAVQRQVRDNPELLGAFIEEVLRYESPFRGHYRHVRRDTELAGVHLPADSRLLLMWGAANRDPQHFDDPDVFRLDRREMKGHIAFGKGAHFCVGAALARLEARIVLRMLLERTAWIDAAEVGAWLPSILVRRLDHLTLAVR encoded by the coding sequence ATGACCTTCTCAGCGGATGCCGCCGAGATCTTCGGCACCGACGCCCTGCACGATCCCTATCCGCACTACGCCCGAATGCGCGGGCGCGCCCCCGTGCAGCGCATCGGAGATTCGACCTTCTACGCGGTCTGTGGGTGGGATGCCGTGGTCGAGGCCGTCGCTCGCGTCGAGGACTTCTCCTCCAACCTGACGGCCACCATGGTCTATCACGACGACGGCCGCGTCACCCCGTTCGACATGGGTCCCTTGGGTGGCCCGATGCATGCCCTGGCGACCGCGGATGACCCCGCTCACGATGTGCACCGCACGCTGCTCCTGCCGCACCTGTCGGCGCGGCGAATCCGCGTCATCGAACAGTTCGCCGAAGCGACCGCCGGTCGACTCTATGAAGACGGCCAGTGCGGTGGCCGGATCGAATGGATGAGCATGGTCGCCAACCGGCTGCCGATGATGGTTGTCGCCCGCTTGCTCGGGTTGGCCGACGGCGATGTCGACACCCTCATCAGGTTGGGTTATGTCACCACGACATTGCTCGACGGCATCGTCGACGCGGAGCAACTGGAGGCCGCGGGCGTGGCGGCCGTGCAGCTCTCCGGGTATGTCTTGGACCATTTCACCAGGGCCGCAGACGGTCGCGCGCCCGGGCTCGTCGCGGACCTCGCCGCCCGCTGTGCGGCCGGGGAATTGGAACAGTTTCCGGCGCTGACGATCATGATCACGTTGTTCAGCGCGGCCGGTGAATCCACGGCCTCGATACTGGGCAGCGCAGCGTGGATTCTGGCGACGCACAGCGCCGTTCAACGACAGGTCCGCGACAACCCGGAGCTGCTCGGTGCGTTCATCGAAGAGGTGCTGCGCTACGAATCACCGTTCCGCGGCCACTACCGACATGTGCGCAGGGACACCGAGCTGGCCGGGGTGCACCTGCCCGCGGACTCGCGTCTGCTGCTGATGTGGGGAGCGGCGAATCGCGACCCGCAGCACTTCGACGATCCCGACGTGTTCCGACTTGATCGTCGAGAGATGAAGGGACACATCGCGTTCGGTAAGGGCGCCCACTTCTGCGTTGGCGCCGCGCTGGCCCGTCTGGAGGCCAGGATCGTGCTGCGGATGCTGCTGGAGCGCACGGCCTGGATCGACGCCGCCGAGGTGGGCGCGTGGCTGCCGAGCATCCTGGTGCGCAGGCTCGATCACCTGACCCTGGCGGTGCGCTGA
- a CDS encoding TetR/AcrR family transcriptional regulator has product MASRTGVTRTTASGDWLLGRDRRDEAAERIYTAAAELLSRHGYEHFSVDAVAAAVHCSPATVYRHTGGKAALRDAVLTRQAERILDAVRSAIADLTGQERVVTATLVALRRMRADPLAGIMRSMVTVSGDEWITGSPVVSRFAAEMVGLSTPDPLATQWLIRSFLALWHWPVPDPDAEKEMVRRFLGPGFGAVVDDSP; this is encoded by the coding sequence ATGGCTTCGCGCACTGGGGTGACCCGGACGACCGCATCCGGCGACTGGTTGCTCGGCCGCGACCGCCGCGACGAGGCCGCCGAACGCATCTACACCGCGGCTGCCGAACTGTTGTCCCGGCACGGGTACGAGCATTTCAGCGTCGACGCCGTGGCGGCGGCGGTGCACTGCTCACCGGCGACGGTCTACCGCCACACCGGCGGCAAGGCGGCGCTCCGCGATGCCGTGCTCACCAGGCAAGCCGAGCGCATCCTCGACGCGGTCCGCTCTGCCATCGCCGATCTGACCGGCCAGGAAAGAGTCGTCACCGCCACGCTCGTCGCGCTGCGCCGGATGCGCGCCGACCCCTTGGCCGGCATCATGCGCTCGATGGTCACGGTGTCCGGCGACGAGTGGATCACCGGATCGCCGGTTGTGTCGCGATTCGCAGCCGAAATGGTCGGGCTGAGCACACCCGACCCGCTGGCCACACAGTGGTTGATCCGTTCGTTCCTGGCCCTGTGGCACTGGCCGGTGCCCGACCCGGACGCCGAGAAGGAGATGGTGCGCCGGTTCCTCGGCCCGGGCTTCGGGGCCGTCGTCGACGACTCGCCGTGA